The nucleotide window GCGCCGCGAGTTGCCGTTTCTCTTCTGTTGGCTTGTTGCCCCGCGCGGAGTTGAACGGTGCCGTGGACGTTAACCGCCAGACTTTTACTGCTTCCCACACCTTGCCGCTGCAAACACCGAACAGGATGTCGTGCAGCGGCTTTGGGTCCGATTTGGCGAGTGACTGTCCGGCCATCACCCAGGCGTTCCACAAAAAATCATCTGTCGTTCCAATACCGTCGGCAAACTGCTCTGCAACTTCGACTGCTCGCTGTTGGGCGATTTGACCGATTGACGGCCAAATCCTGCGCACACAACCGACCGCGAACAGCCGGAATTTCCGCTGGCCCATTTTGGTTTGCAGCGTCGGACCGTTCCGACGTGCGTACATGAGGAGGTTAAGTGGGTTTTGTGCCGACAACCACTCCTCTTCCGTCATCGCCGCGGCCTCACGAGTTCAGCGGCTTGCCGGCCCACGCCATCCGCGCGGCCTCTCCAACGGCCTCGCTCAGGGTCGGGTGCGCGTGCGTGCAGCGGGCGATGTCCTCCGCGCTGCCCTTGTACTCCATAATCGTCACGCACTCGGCGATCAGGTCGGACGCCCGCGGGCCGAGGATGTGAACGCCGAGCACGCGGTCGGTCTTCGCGTCGGCGAGCACCTTCACGAAGCCGTCGCGCTCGTCCATCGCCTGCGCCCGCCCGGTCGCGGCGAACTTGAACTTGCCCACCCGGTACTCGACGCCCTTTTCCTTCAACTGCTCTTCGGTGAGGCCCACGCTGGCCACTTCCGGCCAGGTGTAGATGACGCTCGGGATCGCGTCGTAGTTGACGTGCGGCTTCATCCCGGCGAGCGTCTCGGCGAACACCACGCCCTCCTCGCTCGCCTTGTGGGCGAGCATCGGGCCGGTGACGAGGTCGCCGATCGCGTACACCCCGGGGACGTTGGTGCGGTAGTGCGCGTCGATCTCGACGCGGCCGCTCTTGGGGTCGTACTTCACGCCGGCTTCGTCCAGGCCGAGCCCCGCGGTGTACGGCCGCCGCCCGACGGACACCAGCACCCGGTCGCCGGTGACCTTGATCTCCTTGCCGTCCTTGCCCTGCGCGGTCACGGTGACCGAGTCGCCCTCGACCTTCGCGCCGGTCACCTTCGTTTCGAGGTGGAACTCGAACCCCTGCTTCACGAGCAGTTTGTGGACCTCGTTCGCGATCTCGCCGTCGCTGATCGCGAGGATGCGCGGCAGGAACTCGATGACCGTGACCTTCGCCCCGAGTCTTTTCCAGACCGAGCCGAGTTCCAGCCCGATGTACCCGCCGCCGACGATGATGAGGTGCTTGGGCACCGGGTTGAAGTTCAGCGCCTCGGTGCTGCCG belongs to Gemmata obscuriglobus and includes:
- the lpdA gene encoding dihydrolipoyl dehydrogenase; amino-acid sequence: MADSYDLVVIGGGPGGYMAAIRAAQLGLKTACVEKRSNKALGGTCLNVGCIPSKALLDSSEAYEHTLHKLARHGVKVGSVALDLDTMLKRKDKVVGDLTGGVTFLFKKYGVTPVYGSGKLLKGNKVEVTAADGAKSTLEAKNVLLATGSESIELPFLKFDGKYVVGSTEALNFNPVPKHLIIVGGGYIGLELGSVWKRLGAKVTVIEFLPRILAISDGEIANEVHKLLVKQGFEFHLETKVTGAKVEGDSVTVTAQGKDGKEIKVTGDRVLVSVGRRPYTAGLGLDEAGVKYDPKSGRVEIDAHYRTNVPGVYAIGDLVTGPMLAHKASEEGVVFAETLAGMKPHVNYDAIPSVIYTWPEVASVGLTEEQLKEKGVEYRVGKFKFAATGRAQAMDERDGFVKVLADAKTDRVLGVHILGPRASDLIAECVTIMEYKGSAEDIARCTHAHPTLSEAVGEAARMAWAGKPLNS